In Vanacampus margaritifer isolate UIUO_Vmar chromosome 18, RoL_Vmar_1.0, whole genome shotgun sequence, a genomic segment contains:
- the lrrc4bb gene encoding leucine-rich repeat-containing protein 4B, with the protein MRVVMVTSPCTPSPLLWLVHLLLWFHNHGPQLTEAAPPCPVPCSCSNQASRVICTRKTLDQVPDSISENTRYLNLQENTIQVIKSDTFKHLRHLEILQLSKNHIRQIEVGAFNGLPNLNTLELFDNRLTVVPSQAFEYLSKLRELWLRNNPIETLPAFAFHRVPSLRRLDLGELRKLDFISEAAFEGLVNLRFLNLGMCGLKDIPNLTPLVRLEELELSGNQLGIVRPGSFQGLVSLRKLWLMHSKVSVIERNAFDDLKNLEELNLSHNSLHSLPHDLFTPLHQLERVHLNHNPWVCNCDVLWLSWWLKETVPSNTTCCARCHAPPGLKGKYIGELDQSHFTCYAPVIVEPPTDLNVTEGMAAELKCRTGTSMTSVNWFTPNGTLMTHGSYRVRISVLHDGTLNFTNVTVQDTGQYTCMVTNSAGNTTATAVLNVSASDPSNSYSYFTTVTVETVETVGGGDDKNSARQYINETFIDFPNPTVERGVLDGITITPSLSSLSSLSPRANRATDNAVTVSLIDVTNIPGLDDVMKTTKIIIGCFVAITFMAAVMLVVFYKLRKQHQLHKHHGPARAIEIVNVEDEIGAGAGSGISGGSTMNTGSGGEGTLRMHHPEIVNLPNIGRSDTLNHYYKTHHFNNNVMGLSIGPDGMGSGGMHKNQQGQEIPISCTPVPISTSNLLVSSGNGTNVNPSSMSPPLPMSLPMPTMGLHGSIKGFMGQNQNPQMEPLLFKGNSKENVQETQI; encoded by the exons ATGCgtgttgtcatggtgaccagccCCTGCACCCCTTCCCCCCTCCTCTGGTTGGTCCACCTTTTGTTGTGGTTCCACAACCATGGACCTCAGCTGACAGAGGCAGCACCCCCCTGCCCCGTCCCCTGTAGCTGCTCCAATCAAGCGAGCCGTGTCATCTGCACCAGGAAGACTCTAGATCAAGTCCCGGACAGTATTTCCGAAAACACAAGATACCTCAATCTACAAGAGAACACAATTCAG GTGATCAAGTCTGACACCTTTAAACACTTGCGGCATCTGGAAATCCTCCAGCTCTCCAAGAACCACATTCGACAGATCGAGGTGGGAGCGTTCAATGGGCTGCCGAACCTCAACACGCTGGAGCTTTTCGACAACCGTCTCACCGTGGTACCGTCGCAGGCCTTCGAGTACCTCAGCAAGCTAAGGGAACTATGGCTACGAAACAACCCCATCGAGACACTGCCGGCGTTCGCCTTTCACCGCGTCCCCTCTTTACGCCGTCTGGATCTCGGGGAACTCAGGAAACTGGATTTCATCTCAGAGGCGGCCTTCGAAGGTCTGGTCAACTTGCGGTTCTTGAATCTCGGCATGTGCGGCTTGAAGGACATCCCCAACCTCACCCCGCTCGTACGACTCGAGGAGCTGGAGTTGTCAGGGAATCAGTTGGGAATCGTCCGGCCGGGGTCGTTCCAGGGTCTGGTGTCACTTCGGAAGCTGTGGCTCATGCACTCCAAAGTGTCCGTCATTGAACGCAACGCCTTTGATGACCTGAAAAACCTGGAGGAGCTCAACCTATCACACAATTCACTTCATTCACTGCCTCACGACCTCTTCACGCCTTTACACCAGTTGGAGAGAGTCCACCTCAATCACAACCCGTGGgtgtgcaactgtgatgtcctttGGCTCAGCTGGTGGCTTAAAGAAACCGTCCCGAGCAACACCACGTGCTGCGCCCGATGCCACGCACCGCCGGGCCTGAAGGGCAAGTACATCGGCGAACTGGACCAGAGCCATTTCACCTGTTACGCCCCGGTCATCGTGGAGCCGCCCACAGACCTCAACGTCACCGAGGGCATGGCCGCCGAGCTCAAATGCCGCACGGGAACCTCCATGACCTCGGTGAACTGGTTCACTCCGAACGGCACCCTGATGACCCACGGCTCGTACCGCGTCAGGATCTCGGTGCTCCACGACGGAACGCTCAACTTCACCAACGTGACCGTGCAGGACACCGGGCAGTACACTTGCATGGTGACCAACTCGGCCGGCAACACCACCGCCACCGCCGTGCTCAACGTGTCCGCCTCCGATCCCAGCAACAGCTACAGCTATTTCACCACCGTCACCGTGGAGACGGTCGAGACGGTGGGAGGAGGGGACGATAAGAACTCCGCAAGACAGTACATCAATGAGACCTTCATAGATTTTCCTAATCCTACTGTTGAAAGAGGGGTCTTAGATGGCATCACTATCACCCCGTCTCTCTCTTCACTTTCCTCGCTGTCCCCACGAGCAAACCGAGCCACAGATAATGCGGTGACTGTGTCCCTAATTGACGTAACGAACATCCCCGGCCTGGATGATGTCATGAAAACCACCAAGATCATCATTGGCTGCTTCGTGGCTATTACGTTTATGGCGGCCGTAATGTTGGTGGTCTTCTATAAGCTCCGCAAGCAACACCAGCTGCACAAGCACCACGGCCCGGCCAGAGCCATTGAAATCGTCAACGTGGAAGACGAGATCGGAGCCGGCGCAGGAAGCGGCATCTCAGGCGGGTCCACCATGAACACCGGCAGCGGCGGAGAAGGAACCCTAAGGATGCATCATCCGGAAATAGTCAACCTGCCCAACATCGGCCGTTCCGATACGTTGAACCATTACTACAAGACTCATCACTTCAACAACAACGTGATGGGTCTTAGCATCGGTCCCGACGGAATGGGATCGGGAGGGATGCACAAGAACCAGCAAGGCCAGGAGATCCCCATCTCCTGTACCCCTGTCCCCATTTCGACGTCCAATCTGCTGGTCTCCTCGGGAAACGGCACCAACGTCAACCCGAGTTCAATGTCGCCGCCTCTGCCCATGTCTCTCCCGATGCCTACCATGGGCCTACACGGATCCATTAAAGGTTTCATGGGCCAGAACCAGAACCCCCAAATGGAGCCGCTTCTCTTCAAGGGTAACTCAAAGGAAAATGTCCAGGAGACTCAGATCTAA